One part of the Proteiniborus sp. DW1 genome encodes these proteins:
- a CDS encoding methyl-accepting chemotaxis protein has protein sequence MIQKRNITLLTVSSISIFFIWYIIFFSSLPSALNRILEILLSVLLGISIANLLWENRLHTLEKCCEIIDKNRYDESMSDYKVHRKLKRYINSLSNLFRTSKEAYKKTLETSVKVAQSMIYLNETIKEMEVATEQITSSTENLAEGASDQIQSLKNILDSLDVIYYDLEKITNKSYESVERADRSYTSANEGKGLILETKNTIDKVYQLTTRLLGLITDLNNQTVSISRFVTTISEISNNTNLLALNSSIEAARAGEHGKGFGVVAREIGVLAEQSRKASNDIEVILNDTKTKLNELTVVLSDNLIEVEKSIDIVNKTNNFFGIIEESTYSSKESIKDISNFVNAIKEKGQEIINSASGIQSVSEANAAGSQELSAMAQEINASFKDIVTSTEALADEANQLQQSSASMAMESYMYNKALELIKIIDMKNLNNDELSSMAKQLKLDDIYIVNDKGIIVNSSEKQAINLDSYEIDPISKKAAESSAEFLATPIRKRVEDNQMYKFLHVPFKGGVVTVSLSLKSLLNI, from the coding sequence TTGATACAAAAAAGAAATATTACTTTATTAACTGTTTCTTCAATTAGTATTTTCTTTATTTGGTACATAATTTTCTTTAGTAGTTTACCATCAGCACTTAATAGAATATTAGAAATATTATTATCTGTACTATTAGGAATTTCTATTGCTAATCTACTATGGGAAAATAGATTACATACATTAGAGAAATGTTGTGAAATTATTGATAAGAATAGATATGATGAGTCAATGTCTGATTACAAAGTACATAGAAAGCTAAAAAGGTACATAAATTCACTATCAAACCTTTTTAGGACATCTAAAGAAGCATATAAAAAGACATTAGAGACAAGTGTAAAAGTTGCTCAATCCATGATTTACCTAAATGAAACTATTAAAGAAATGGAAGTTGCTACAGAGCAAATAACTTCTTCTACAGAAAATTTAGCAGAGGGAGCATCAGACCAGATTCAGTCCTTGAAGAACATACTAGACTCCTTGGATGTTATTTATTATGATTTAGAAAAAATAACGAATAAATCTTATGAAAGTGTTGAAAGAGCTGATAGATCTTATACTAGTGCTAACGAGGGGAAGGGATTAATCCTTGAGACGAAAAATACTATAGATAAAGTATATCAATTAACTACAAGACTTCTAGGTCTTATAACAGACTTAAATAACCAAACAGTTAGTATATCACGATTCGTAACTACTATTTCAGAAATCTCTAACAATACCAATCTTTTAGCTTTAAATTCTTCCATAGAAGCTGCTAGGGCTGGAGAGCATGGAAAAGGGTTTGGAGTAGTGGCTAGAGAAATAGGAGTATTGGCTGAACAATCAAGAAAAGCTTCTAATGATATTGAAGTTATACTTAATGACACGAAAACAAAGTTGAATGAGCTAACTGTAGTATTAAGCGACAATTTAATTGAAGTGGAAAAAAGTATAGATATTGTTAATAAAACTAATAACTTCTTTGGGATAATTGAAGAAAGCACTTATTCATCTAAAGAAAGTATAAAGGACATTAGTAATTTTGTAAATGCAATTAAAGAAAAGGGGCAAGAAATTATAAACTCTGCTAGTGGTATTCAATCAGTTTCAGAAGCTAATGCGGCTGGAAGTCAAGAGTTAAGTGCAATGGCTCAAGAAATTAATGCTTCATTTAAAGACATTGTAACTAGTACAGAAGCATTGGCAGATGAAGCAAATCAGCTACAGCAAAGCTCTGCTTCTATGGCAATGGAGTCATACATGTATAATAAGGCATTAGAATTAATAAAAATAATAGATATGAAAAATCTTAATAATGATGAGTTATCAAGTATGGCAAAGCAACTTAAGCTAGATGATATATACATAGTAAATGACAAAGGAATTATTGTAAATTCTAGTGAAAAACAAGCTATTAACTTGGATTCTTATGAAATAGATCCTATTTCTAAGAAAGCAGCAGAAAGTAGTGCTGAATTCCTAGCGACTCCTATAAGAAAAAGGGTAGAGGATAATCAGATGTACAAGTTTCTTCATGTTCCTTTTAAGGGAGGAGTTGTTACAGTGTCTCTTTCTTTAAAATCTTTACTCAATATATGA
- a CDS encoding LacI family DNA-binding transcriptional regulator, giving the protein MSNIRKISELAGVSVATVSRVLNHPETVSEETRDRIIKIMEEINYVPNSIARSLSTNRTSTIGLIIPNILNPLYPSIAKGVEDIFFKKGYNILLSNTENDAKREKDSIEMLLSKKVDGLIICSSTLKRTELDIILKQKVPLVLVGDYIEDSDISIVYTDYKLGGYLATNHLIKTGCKIIAHIRGPMNNKSSMQKLEGYKNALLEAGIEYDEEYIIEGNDQIDGGQLAIKKMIKKKGKPDGIFVANDLMALGAIEAIKVLGYKVPEDIAIVGFDDIDVASLIEPKLTTIIHPVYRMGLTSARLLLDLITNEEEDCFNQKIFIQPMLKIRKSCGYDNRIEEIFS; this is encoded by the coding sequence ATGTCGAACATAAGAAAAATATCTGAATTGGCAGGAGTTTCTGTGGCTACTGTTTCTAGAGTACTAAATCATCCAGAGACAGTTTCGGAAGAGACAAGGGATAGGATAATTAAAATTATGGAAGAGATAAATTATGTCCCTAATAGCATTGCCAGAAGTTTAAGTACAAATAGAACAAGTACTATAGGACTAATCATACCTAATATACTCAATCCGCTTTATCCCAGTATAGCTAAAGGAGTAGAGGATATATTCTTTAAGAAAGGATATAACATACTTCTTAGCAATACAGAAAATGATGCTAAAAGAGAAAAAGATTCTATTGAAATGCTATTAAGCAAGAAAGTAGATGGCCTTATAATTTGTTCTAGTACTTTAAAAAGAACTGAATTAGATATAATTTTAAAACAAAAGGTTCCACTAGTATTAGTGGGTGATTATATAGAGGATAGTGATATAAGTATTGTATATACAGATTATAAATTAGGTGGATACTTAGCTACAAATCATTTAATAAAGACCGGCTGCAAGATAATAGCCCATATAAGAGGACCTATGAATAATAAATCAAGTATGCAGAAACTAGAAGGGTATAAGAATGCCTTGTTAGAAGCTGGTATTGAATACGATGAGGAATATATTATTGAAGGAAACGATCAAATTGATGGTGGACAACTAGCAATTAAAAAAATGATTAAGAAAAAAGGAAAGCCAGATGGTATATTTGTGGCTAATGATTTAATGGCTTTAGGTGCTATAGAGGCAATAAAGGTGTTAGGTTACAAAGTACCAGAAGACATTGCAATAGTTGGATTTGATGATATTGATGTAGCATCGCTTATAGAGCCAAAGCTAACTACAATAATCCATCCAGTATATAGAATGGGACTTACATCAGCCAGACTTTTATTAGACTTAATAACTAATGAAGAAGAGGATTGCTTTAATCAAAAAATATTTATTCAGCCTATGTTAAAAATCAGGAAATCCTGTGGATATGATAATAGAATTGAAGAAATATTTAGTTAA
- a CDS encoding tRNA-dihydrouridine synthase: MSLSVDFMGIKLKNPIIVAASPLSGNGSMISKAIDAGAGAVVTQTIANEVRLNVRPRIAANSLGMQNIELYSNITLEEWEREIYYVKEKDAVVIANILAHTPSEMAYIAKKVERFGVDAIELGISIPHGEGVELLISNIQRLYNLTKMAVDSVNIPVMVKLSPNVSNLTELAKVVEEAGASAISAIDTIRAIIGVDIDKGKAMLPTYGGYSGEGIRPIALATVAGISQAVKIPVSGIGGIENYKNVIEYIMLGASTVQLCTSLIMNGYGRINEILGDLENWLEHKGFNSLDEIRGQALSSLKSFEEISIEPYIAKVSNVCNMNDCNICIKSCMYGAISTKNDIIVIDDSKCTGCGLCVSLCKKKFIYLDW, encoded by the coding sequence ATGAGCCTATCAGTAGATTTTATGGGTATTAAATTAAAAAACCCAATTATTGTAGCAGCAAGTCCTTTGTCTGGTAATGGTAGTATGATAAGTAAGGCCATTGATGCAGGGGCAGGAGCAGTTGTAACACAGACAATAGCTAATGAAGTTAGACTTAATGTAAGACCTAGAATAGCGGCTAATTCTCTTGGTATGCAAAATATTGAACTATATAGCAATATAACTTTAGAAGAATGGGAAAGAGAAATATATTATGTAAAAGAAAAGGATGCAGTAGTTATAGCAAATATTTTAGCCCATACACCTTCAGAGATGGCATATATTGCAAAAAAAGTTGAGCGTTTTGGAGTAGATGCTATTGAGCTAGGGATATCTATTCCCCATGGAGAAGGAGTAGAGCTGCTTATAAGTAATATACAAAGATTATACAACTTGACTAAAATGGCAGTAGATTCAGTAAATATTCCGGTTATGGTTAAGCTTTCTCCTAATGTAAGTAATCTAACTGAACTAGCTAAAGTTGTGGAAGAGGCTGGTGCGTCAGCTATAAGTGCTATAGATACAATTAGGGCTATTATTGGAGTTGATATAGACAAAGGTAAGGCTATGCTGCCTACATACGGCGGGTATTCTGGAGAAGGCATTAGACCTATAGCTTTAGCAACAGTTGCAGGTATATCTCAGGCTGTAAAGATACCTGTTTCTGGCATTGGTGGAATAGAAAATTATAAGAATGTGATAGAATATATAATGTTAGGGGCAAGTACTGTTCAGCTCTGTACATCACTGATTATGAATGGATATGGTAGAATTAATGAGATATTAGGTGATTTAGAGAATTGGCTTGAACATAAAGGATTTAATTCTTTAGATGAGATACGTGGACAAGCATTATCATCCTTAAAATCCTTTGAAGAAATATCTATAGAACCATACATAGCAAAGGTTTCAAACGTATGCAATATGAATGATTGCAATATTTGTATAAAATCCTGCATGTATGGTGCTATTTCTACAAAAAATGATATAATAGTTATAGACGATTCTAAATGTACAGGCTGTGGTTTATGTGTCAGCCTATGTAAGAAAAAATTTATATATTTAGACTGGTAG